The genomic window AAGACTTTGGGCAATAATACAACGACCAATAATATGCGTATGATGCCTATGAGTGTTAAAGAAGTAGCTGCTGCGGTTAATGGCAGACTTTTTATAGGTGGTTGTTTAGTAAAAGAAAACCACAGTGTTACTTCTGAGAAATTTTGCATAACAGATAATGATGTTGTTATTTCAGATAATGATGTTGTTATTTATGCAACAAGTGATTCTCGTAAAGTTGTGGATTCTTCCATATTTGTAGCAATACCAGGCGATCGTGTTGATGGTCATGATTTTGTTCAAAAAGCTGCAGAACTTGGTGCAAAAATCGCAATAGTGGAGCATTTTGTAAAGTTAGATGAGTCTAATAATAGTAAAATTGCTCAAATAGTTGTTGAAAATTCGGTTGAAGCTCTTGGACTTTTAGCAAAACACAATCTTGAGCGTCGCCGCGCGTTAAATACACCGTTTAGTATTATCGGCATAACTGGTTCAGTAGGAAAAACCACTACAAAAGATATGCTCAAGGCTCTTCTTTCAACGCTCGGTAACACTGTTGCGCCAATTGGATCTTTTAATAATGAAATTGGTTTGCCGTTAACATCTTTGCAAGTAAATGAAAACACGAGATTCCTTATTGCAGAAATGGGAGCAAATCATGTTGGCGAAATCGCAAAACTAACCACAATAGCTCCTCCTGATTTAGCTGTTGTATTGAAGGTGGGTGTTGCGCATTTAGGTGAGTTTGGTTCTGTAGAAAGAATTGCTCAGGCAAAAAGTGAGATTGTTAGAGGTCTTGTTGCACACGGAATAGCAATTTTAAATGCTGATGATTTTCGAGTATCTGCAATGCGTTCTTTAGCTGATCAAGATAAATTGCGTTGGTTTGGTAAAAACAGCAATACGGAAGGTGATTTTGACGCATCTAACAATGGCAATTACCAATTGTCTGCAAGTGATATTTCATTAGATGAAATGGGTTGTGCAGAATTTGTTCTTAATGAGAAGAATGAGGATAAGTCTAAAAACTCAGTTAGAGTCCATCTTGCTATACAGGGACAGCATAATGTTATGAATGCAATGGCTGCTTCTAATGTGGCAAGATATTTTGGAATGAATCTTGATAGTATTGCTAAAGTTTTGCATGAAGTTTCGCATATTAGTCCGCATAGAATGCAGCTTTCTAAAATTTCTAACAATAATAATGTTTTTACGCTTATTGACGATTCATTCAATGCAAATCCTGATTCCATGAAGGCTGGAATTGATGGATTGTGTTCTTATGAAAATCATGACTTACATGATTTAAACGTTAATACTGAAGAAGATCTAACAAGTAAAAAGAATAATATTTTTAGAATAGCAGTTCTTGGATCTATGTTAGAGCTTGGTTCTAATGAGAATAATATGCATGAATCAATAGGCGAATATGTTGCAAAGCATAATATTGATGCACTAATAGCTGTTGGTTCTAAATTTGATAAAAAATTAGATGAACTAGCTGGTTGCATTTATAAAGGTGCTAAAGATAATTGGCAGAATAAGAGCCTTGATGTTGAAAATGGCGTATATTTTGTTCATGATTGCACTGAGGCGGATAACGTTGTGTGGAATCTTGTGGCCGCGCATTCGAGTAGTGTTGTGTTATTGAAAGGGTCTCATGCGTCAGGCTTGAGCGTGTTAGCTGAACGCTGGTCTAAACTTAATGAGAGTCTTAGTGAACATACGGAGGTTAACCTGTGATTGCGCTTATCGTGGGAATCGTGGTATCGCTGATTGTTACTATTGTCGGTACGCCGCTTTTAATCCGCTTAGTACACCGTTTAAATTACGGTCAGTACATTCGTCAGGACGGTCCACAATCTCATTTAGTTAAACGTGGAACTCCTACAATGGGAGGTGTTGTTATAAACCTTGCTGTTGTAGTTGGTTGGGCTGCTTCTGCTCTTTACAGATACTTCTCTGTTGGACGTACACCATCCTGGTCTGCGGTTCTTGTGCTTTTTGCAATGCTTTCTATGGGTTTTCTTGGGTTCATTGATGACTTTGCAAAGGTTCGTAAAAAACAGAATCTTGGTCTTTCGGTTCGTGCAAAGCTGATTGGTCAAATTATTTTTGCAAGCATTTACGCACTTTTGGCTCTAATGCTACCAACTCAGTCTGGTATTGCTAGTGCTCAGGCTGGTATGAGCTTTATTGAAAAACCATTTCTTGATTTTTCAATGTTTGGGCAAGTCGTAGGAATTGTGGTTTTTATTATTTGG from Gardnerella vaginalis ATCC 14018 = JCM 11026 includes these protein-coding regions:
- a CDS encoding UDP-N-acetylmuramoyl-tripeptide--D-alanyl-D-alanine ligase yields the protein MQNKTLGNNTTTNNMRMMPMSVKEVAAAVNGRLFIGGCLVKENHSVTSEKFCITDNDVVISDNDVVIYATSDSRKVVDSSIFVAIPGDRVDGHDFVQKAAELGAKIAIVEHFVKLDESNNSKIAQIVVENSVEALGLLAKHNLERRRALNTPFSIIGITGSVGKTTTKDMLKALLSTLGNTVAPIGSFNNEIGLPLTSLQVNENTRFLIAEMGANHVGEIAKLTTIAPPDLAVVLKVGVAHLGEFGSVERIAQAKSEIVRGLVAHGIAILNADDFRVSAMRSLADQDKLRWFGKNSNTEGDFDASNNGNYQLSASDISLDEMGCAEFVLNEKNEDKSKNSVRVHLAIQGQHNVMNAMAASNVARYFGMNLDSIAKVLHEVSHISPHRMQLSKISNNNNVFTLIDDSFNANPDSMKAGIDGLCSYENHDLHDLNVNTEEDLTSKKNNIFRIAVLGSMLELGSNENNMHESIGEYVAKHNIDALIAVGSKFDKKLDELAGCIYKGAKDNWQNKSLDVENGVYFVHDCTEADNVVWNLVAAHSSSVVLLKGSHASGLSVLAERWSKLNESLSEHTEVNL